A region of Lycium barbarum isolate Lr01 chromosome 3, ASM1917538v2, whole genome shotgun sequence DNA encodes the following proteins:
- the LOC132629994 gene encoding mediator-associated protein 2-like isoform X2, translated as MDAPNELSYKPPPEFEEVKKDSNINLNLTDSTELWLIQWPFNQHPGLDRQEVSLKLHHDGHMGSLEDSSGKSYDVVSCKAQDPDAVVFLSSESEPKIAGKISRRVSLIHYPEPSELKQNNINLKHMAQRSSGATTLTNSSRCFDAHTQSTRTGSIMRSGSSSKSTKRKHSDDPAKSNGQSIQDSGKSGLSALTSSGSFDQSQDQKSKKKRKIDG; from the exons ATGGATGCTCCGAATGAACTGAGCTATAAACCACCCCCAGAATTTGAGGAGGTCAAAAAGGATTCAAATATCAATCTTAACTTAACAGACTCAACTGAGCTCTGGCTTATACAGTGGCCCTTTAATCAA CATCCAGGTCTCGATAGGCAAGAAGTTTCTTTGAAGCTCCATCATGATGGGCATATGGGCAGCCTTGAGGATTCATCTG GTAAATCATATGATGTGGTCAGTTGTAAAGCGCAGGACCCGGATGCGGTGGTCTTTCTATCTTCCGAGTCTGAGCCAAAAATTG CTGGAAAAATCTCGCGGCGTGTTTCCCTTATTCATTACCCAGAGCCAAGTGAGCTTAAACAGAACAACATAAACTTGAAGCATATGGCTCAGAGGTCATCTGGTGCTACTACATTGACCAATTCGTCTCgttgttttg ACGCACACACTCAAAGTACTCGGACAGGGAGTATCATGCGATCAGGGAGTTCATCCAAATCTACTAAGAGAAAACACAGTGACGACCCTGCGAAATCCAATGGCCAATCTATTCAAGATTCAGGAAAAAGCGGTCTTAGTGCATTGACCTCTTCAGGGTCCTTTGATCAATCTCAAGATCAAAAAtcaaagaagaaaaggaaaattgatGGTTGA
- the LOC132629994 gene encoding mediator-associated protein 2-like isoform X1, with product MDAPNELSYKPPPEFEEVKKDSNINLNLTDSTELWLIQWPFNQHPGLDRQEVSLKLHHDGHMGSLEDSSGKSYDVVSCKAQDPDAVVFLSSESEPKIAGKISRRVSLIHYPEPSELKQNNINLKHMAQRSSGATTLTNSSRCFDIYIYIYIYIHILATEARAMHEPNMINLVI from the exons ATGGATGCTCCGAATGAACTGAGCTATAAACCACCCCCAGAATTTGAGGAGGTCAAAAAGGATTCAAATATCAATCTTAACTTAACAGACTCAACTGAGCTCTGGCTTATACAGTGGCCCTTTAATCAA CATCCAGGTCTCGATAGGCAAGAAGTTTCTTTGAAGCTCCATCATGATGGGCATATGGGCAGCCTTGAGGATTCATCTG GTAAATCATATGATGTGGTCAGTTGTAAAGCGCAGGACCCGGATGCGGTGGTCTTTCTATCTTCCGAGTCTGAGCCAAAAATTG CTGGAAAAATCTCGCGGCGTGTTTCCCTTATTCATTACCCAGAGCCAAGTGAGCTTAAACAGAACAACATAAACTTGAAGCATATGGCTCAGAGGTCATCTGGTGCTACTACATTGACCAATTCGTCTCgttgttttgatatatatatatatatatatatatatatacacatactagCAACCGAAGCCCGTGCTATGCACgagcccaacatgattaatttggttataTAA